In Actinomadura luzonensis, a single window of DNA contains:
- a CDS encoding NAD(P)-dependent alcohol dehydrogenase, with product MRAITRQAYGSADVLGLGEVAEPVPGDDEVVLRVRAAGVDQGVWHVLTGLPYVMRLGTGLRGPKSPFVGTDVAGEVRAVGAGVTAYKPGDRVFGTCGAAYAEYACAPAGRLVPMPANLSYEQAAAIPTAGMTALRALREAGRVRPGQRVLVIGAGGGVGTFAVQLAAHFGAHVTGVCSGSKAELVRSLGAEDVVDYTREDFADGRRPRYDLILDTAGLRPLSHLRRALTPRGTFVIVGGEGGGRWLAGLDRQLRTVLLGPFTRQRPRVVFAFPREADLRTLAELAGDGRIKAVVSGTYPLEQVPEAIRELEKGHVHGKLVITL from the coding sequence ATGAGAGCGATCACCCGGCAGGCGTACGGCTCGGCGGACGTCCTCGGCCTCGGCGAGGTCGCCGAGCCCGTGCCCGGCGACGACGAGGTGGTGTTACGGGTCCGCGCGGCCGGCGTGGACCAGGGCGTGTGGCACGTGCTGACCGGCCTGCCCTACGTCATGCGGCTCGGCACCGGCCTGCGCGGCCCGAAGAGCCCCTTCGTCGGCACCGACGTGGCGGGGGAGGTGCGGGCCGTCGGGGCGGGCGTCACCGCGTACAAGCCGGGCGACCGCGTCTTCGGCACCTGCGGCGCGGCCTACGCCGAGTACGCCTGCGCCCCGGCGGGCCGGCTCGTCCCGATGCCCGCGAACCTGTCGTACGAGCAGGCGGCGGCCATCCCTACGGCGGGCATGACCGCGCTGCGGGCGCTGCGCGAGGCCGGCCGGGTGCGGCCCGGGCAGCGCGTGCTGGTCATCGGCGCGGGCGGCGGCGTGGGGACGTTCGCGGTGCAGCTCGCCGCGCACTTCGGCGCGCACGTCACCGGCGTGTGCAGCGGCTCGAAGGCCGAGCTGGTCCGCTCGCTCGGCGCGGAGGACGTCGTCGACTACACCCGCGAGGACTTCGCCGACGGCCGCCGGCCCCGCTACGACCTCATCCTGGACACGGCGGGCCTGCGCCCCCTGTCCCACCTGCGCCGGGCGCTCACGCCGCGCGGGACCTTCGTCATCGTGGGCGGGGAGGGCGGCGGCCGGTGGCTGGCCGGGTTGGACCGGCAGTTGCGCACGGTGCTGCTCGGGCCGTTCACCCGGCAGCGGCCCCGGGTGGTCTTCGCCTTCCCCCGCGAGGCGGACCTGCGGACGCTGGCCGAGCTGGCCGGCGACGGGCGGATCAAGGCGGTGGTGAGCGGGACGTACCCGCTGGAACAGGTGCCCGAGGCCATCCGCGAGCTGGAGAAGGGCCACGTGCACGGCAAGCTCGTGATCACGCTCTGA
- a CDS encoding helix-turn-helix transcriptional regulator, producing the protein MVKPTKVTNSIRALRFAHGEMTQAELADRVGVTRQTIIAIEQGRYSPSLEMAFQIARAFGVPLDDVFQYPDGENR; encoded by the coding sequence ATGGTGAAGCCCACGAAGGTCACCAACTCGATCCGGGCGCTGCGCTTCGCGCACGGCGAGATGACCCAGGCCGAGCTGGCCGACCGGGTCGGCGTCACGCGGCAGACGATCATCGCCATCGAGCAGGGCCGGTACTCGCCGTCCCTGGAGATGGCCTTCCAGATCGCGCGGGCCTTCGGCGTCCCGCTCGACGACGTGTTCCAGTACCCGGACGGAGAGAACCGATGA
- a CDS encoding tetratricopeptide repeat protein translates to MADFSRPGSLYGAIDLGARKQALEAQARREAAGPQAASASVVEVTEETFTTDVVDRSMQVPVVLDLWSPRAPASAQLGPVLEKVVGDLGGRAVLARVNVDASPQIAAALRVQAVPTVLAIFQGQAVTGFQQVLPEQEVRRWLDELMAAVEQFYQANPGARPPGAEGEEEGPAGPPADPDLAAAEEAVERGDLDAAAAAYQRLLARAPGNEDAKMGLAGVTLIKRTEGVDPADVERRLGDPADLDAHLLAADLEMLSGQVDEAFARVIAVVKRTSGDDRDRARKHLLGLFDTLPSDDPSLAKARRALASALF, encoded by the coding sequence ATGGCGGACTTCTCTAGGCCCGGGTCGCTCTACGGGGCGATCGATCTGGGCGCTCGCAAGCAGGCACTGGAGGCGCAGGCCCGGCGGGAGGCCGCAGGTCCCCAGGCCGCGTCGGCCTCGGTCGTCGAGGTGACCGAGGAGACGTTCACGACCGACGTCGTCGACCGCTCCATGCAAGTGCCGGTCGTCCTCGACCTCTGGTCACCCCGGGCCCCGGCGAGCGCGCAGCTCGGCCCGGTGCTGGAGAAGGTCGTCGGCGACCTCGGCGGCCGGGCGGTGCTGGCCAGGGTCAACGTCGACGCCAGCCCGCAGATCGCGGCGGCGCTGCGCGTGCAGGCCGTGCCCACCGTGCTGGCGATCTTCCAGGGGCAGGCCGTCACCGGCTTCCAGCAGGTGCTGCCCGAGCAGGAGGTGCGCCGCTGGCTCGACGAGCTGATGGCCGCCGTCGAGCAGTTCTACCAGGCCAACCCGGGCGCCCGGCCGCCCGGCGCGGAGGGCGAGGAGGAGGGCCCGGCGGGCCCGCCCGCCGACCCCGACCTCGCCGCGGCCGAGGAGGCCGTCGAGCGCGGCGACCTCGACGCCGCCGCCGCGGCCTACCAGCGGCTGCTGGCCCGCGCCCCCGGCAACGAGGACGCCAAGATGGGCCTGGCCGGCGTCACCCTGATCAAGCGCACCGAGGGCGTCGACCCGGCCGACGTCGAGCGCAGGCTCGGCGACCCCGCCGACCTCGACGCCCACCTCCTCGCCGCCGACCTGGAGATGTTGTCCGGCCAGGTCGACGAGGCGTTCGCGCGCGTCATCGCCGTGGTCAAGCGCACCTCGGGCGACGACCGCGACCGCGCCAGGAAGCACCTGCTGGGCCTGTTCGACACCTTGCCGAGCGATGACCCTTCCCTGGCGAAAGCGCGCAGAGCGCTGGCGAGCGCCCTGTTCTAA
- a CDS encoding TetR/AcrR family transcriptional regulator → MDLPSRVAGTVRPGGRTARVRAAVLQATQDELVERGFQGLAMDQVAARAGVGKTTVYRRWGDPAGLVTDLMTELADQSSPHADTGSIEGDLRANALAVVEAVNDGRLGATFQAMIAAATCDERAAAALRAFYLRRIAEWADVVEPAVARGELPPGTDAGELIRAVSAPLYYRLVVTREPVTAETAERSVRRALAAAKAGAFVAGEG, encoded by the coding sequence ATGGACTTACCCTCCCGCGTCGCGGGAACCGTGCGGCCGGGCGGCCGCACCGCCCGGGTGCGTGCGGCCGTGCTCCAGGCCACCCAGGACGAGCTGGTCGAGCGCGGCTTCCAGGGCCTCGCCATGGACCAGGTCGCGGCCCGGGCCGGCGTCGGCAAGACCACGGTCTACCGGCGCTGGGGCGACCCGGCGGGCCTGGTCACCGACCTCATGACCGAGCTCGCCGACCAGTCCTCGCCGCACGCCGACACCGGCTCGATCGAGGGCGACCTGCGCGCCAACGCCCTGGCCGTGGTCGAGGCGGTCAACGACGGCCGGCTCGGGGCCACGTTCCAGGCCATGATCGCCGCCGCCACCTGCGACGAGCGGGCCGCCGCCGCGCTGCGCGCCTTCTACCTGCGGCGCATCGCCGAATGGGCGGACGTGGTCGAGCCCGCCGTCGCGCGCGGCGAGCTGCCGCCGGGCACCGACGCCGGCGAGCTGATCAGGGCGGTCTCGGCCCCCCTCTACTACCGGCTGGTCGTCACCCGCGAGCCGGTGACCGCGGAGACCGCCGAGCGGTCCGTGCGCCGCGCCCTCGCCGCCGCGAAGGCGGGCGCCTTCGTCGCCGGCGAGGGGTGA
- a CDS encoding cytidylate kinase-like family protein — protein MRVVTISATYGTAGSQIGPAVAERLGVPFVDRAIPSAVAQELGCTLEEALACDDRAERGLGRLLSGALRLPTVTFGGVDMYVPGAMPLAPEEYVRRAEHLMRETARAQGGVFLGRAGALVLADHPGALHVRLDAPLKRRVRQTATLAETDEREARRVIDDNDRARAAYWRHFYRADPADPCHYHLVVDSTTIPVPVCVDLIVSASAALD, from the coding sequence ATGCGGGTCGTCACCATCTCGGCGACGTACGGCACGGCCGGCAGCCAGATCGGCCCGGCCGTGGCCGAGCGGCTGGGCGTGCCCTTCGTCGACCGCGCGATCCCGAGCGCCGTCGCCCAGGAGCTCGGCTGCACCCTGGAGGAGGCGCTGGCCTGCGACGACCGCGCCGAGCGCGGGCTCGGCCGGCTCCTGTCGGGGGCCCTGCGGCTGCCCACCGTCACCTTCGGCGGCGTCGACATGTACGTGCCGGGCGCGATGCCGCTCGCGCCCGAGGAGTACGTCCGCCGCGCCGAGCACCTCATGCGCGAGACCGCCCGCGCCCAGGGCGGCGTCTTCCTGGGCCGGGCCGGCGCCCTGGTGCTCGCCGACCACCCAGGAGCGCTGCACGTGCGGCTCGACGCGCCGCTCAAGCGGCGGGTGCGGCAGACGGCCACGCTCGCCGAGACCGACGAGCGCGAGGCCCGGCGCGTCATCGACGACAACGACCGCGCCCGCGCCGCCTACTGGCGCCACTTCTACCGGGCGGACCCGGCCGATCCGTGCCACTACCACCTGGTCGTCGACAGCACCACGATCCCCGTACCGGTCTGCGTCGACCTGATCGTCTCGGCCTCGGCGGCACTCGATTGA
- a CDS encoding DUF4230 domain-containing protein, which translates to MTTSRTAPPEVVTGRRRRWRYAAGLLVLAVLLVVAGRLAWTWLDPTGERTVDRSQPVLLQSIKDLSRFEAATGTFQVVVDLEKDANFLPDAVKGTRTLFVGAGGVDAYVDFGALATNAVTVSEDRTEATIRLPHAQLEKPNLDNSRSYVFAQQRGLFDRVSDFLSGSPGDQRELYLLAEKKITEAAVASDLRARADANTKAMMTGLLKSLGFTKVTVKFTDEP; encoded by the coding sequence ATGACGACTTCCCGTACAGCGCCGCCCGAGGTCGTCACCGGGCGACGCCGCAGGTGGCGATATGCAGCGGGGTTACTGGTCCTGGCGGTCCTGCTGGTGGTGGCCGGCCGCCTGGCCTGGACCTGGCTCGACCCCACGGGCGAGCGCACCGTCGACCGCAGCCAGCCGGTCCTGCTCCAGTCCATCAAGGACCTCAGCCGGTTCGAGGCCGCGACCGGCACCTTCCAGGTCGTGGTCGACCTGGAGAAGGACGCCAACTTCCTGCCCGACGCGGTCAAGGGCACCCGCACCCTCTTCGTCGGCGCGGGCGGCGTGGACGCCTACGTGGACTTCGGCGCCCTCGCGACGAACGCGGTGACGGTCTCCGAGGACCGCACGGAGGCGACGATCCGCCTCCCGCACGCCCAGTTGGAGAAGCCCAACCTGGACAACAGCCGCTCGTACGTCTTCGCGCAGCAGCGCGGCCTGTTCGACCGCGTCTCCGACTTCCTGTCGGGCTCGCCCGGCGACCAGCGCGAGCTGTACCTGCTGGCCGAGAAGAAGATCACCGAGGCGGCCGTGGCGAGCGACCTGCGGGCCCGCGCCGACGCCAACACCAAGGCGATGATGACGGGCCTGCTCAAGTCGCTCGGCTTCACCAAGGTCACGGTCAAGTTCACCGACGAGCCCTGA
- the glpK gene encoding glycerol kinase GlpK: MPRPHYVAAIDQGTTSSRCIVFDRTGNIISVAQREHRQIFPRPGWVEHDAEEIWQSVQTVLAEAVGGVDGEIAALGITNQRETTVLWERDTGRPVCPAIVWQDTRTDPLTRALAEHESLFKERAGLPLATYFSGPKIRWLLDEHPGLRERAERGEVLFGTMDSWLLWNLTGRHVTDVTNASRTMLMNIHTLAWDDELLAALGVPRAMLPEIRPSAEVYGRTAAGVPVASALGDQQAALFGQTCFDPGETKSTYGSGSFLLMNTGGQPVVSKHGLLTTVGYQLGDTPATYALEGAIAVTGSLVQWLRDNLGLISSAAEIETLAKTVPDNGGCYFVPAFSGLFAPHWRADARGVIAGLTGFVNKGHLARAVLEATAWQTREVVDAMNADSGLELSTLRADGGMTADNLLMQTLADVLAVPVIRPMVAETTALGAAYAAGLATGYWPDVDSLRANWHKAAEWRPEIGEAEREREYRNWKKAVARTLDWVEQ, from the coding sequence GTGCCTCGACCGCACTACGTCGCCGCCATCGACCAGGGCACCACGTCCAGCCGGTGCATCGTCTTCGACCGCACCGGCAACATCATCTCCGTCGCCCAGCGCGAGCACCGCCAGATCTTCCCCCGGCCCGGCTGGGTCGAGCACGACGCGGAGGAGATCTGGCAGTCCGTCCAGACCGTGCTCGCCGAGGCCGTCGGCGGCGTGGACGGCGAGATCGCCGCGCTCGGCATCACCAACCAGCGCGAGACCACCGTGTTGTGGGAGCGCGACACCGGCCGGCCCGTGTGCCCCGCGATCGTCTGGCAGGACACCCGCACCGACCCGCTGACCCGCGCGCTCGCCGAGCACGAGTCCCTGTTCAAGGAGCGGGCGGGGCTGCCGCTGGCCACGTACTTCTCCGGCCCCAAGATCCGCTGGCTGCTGGACGAGCACCCGGGGCTGCGCGAGCGGGCCGAGCGCGGCGAGGTGCTGTTCGGCACCATGGACAGCTGGCTGCTGTGGAACCTGACCGGCCGCCACGTCACCGACGTCACCAACGCCAGCCGGACCATGCTCATGAACATCCACACGCTGGCCTGGGACGACGAGCTGCTGGCCGCGCTCGGCGTGCCGCGCGCGATGCTGCCGGAGATCCGCCCGTCGGCCGAGGTGTACGGGCGCACGGCGGCCGGCGTCCCGGTGGCCAGCGCACTCGGCGACCAGCAGGCGGCGCTGTTCGGCCAGACCTGCTTCGACCCCGGCGAGACCAAGAGCACCTACGGCTCGGGCAGCTTCCTGCTCATGAACACCGGCGGCCAGCCGGTCGTCTCCAAGCACGGCCTGCTCACCACGGTCGGCTACCAGCTCGGCGACACCCCGGCCACGTACGCGCTGGAGGGCGCGATCGCGGTCACCGGCTCGCTGGTGCAGTGGCTGCGCGACAACCTGGGGCTCATCTCCAGCGCCGCCGAGATCGAGACGCTGGCCAAGACCGTCCCCGACAACGGCGGCTGCTACTTCGTGCCGGCGTTCTCCGGGCTGTTCGCGCCGCACTGGCGGGCCGACGCGCGCGGCGTGATCGCGGGGCTGACCGGGTTCGTCAACAAGGGGCACCTCGCGCGGGCCGTCCTGGAGGCCACGGCCTGGCAGACCCGCGAGGTCGTGGACGCCATGAACGCCGACTCGGGCCTCGAGCTCAGCACGCTGCGCGCCGACGGCGGCATGACCGCCGACAACCTGCTCATGCAGACCCTCGCCGACGTGCTGGCGGTGCCGGTGATCCGGCCCATGGTCGCCGAGACCACCGCGCTCGGCGCGGCGTACGCGGCGGGCCTCGCCACCGGCTACTGGCCGGACGTCGACAGCCTGCGCGCCAACTGGCACAAGGCGGCCGAATGGCGGCCGGAGATCGGCGAGGCCGAACGCGAGCGGGAGTACCGCAACTGGAAGAAGGCCGTCGCCCGCACCCTCGACTGGGTCGAGCAGTAG
- a CDS encoding IclR family transcriptional regulator has product MGETIQSVERAAAILRLLASGPRQLGVAELARALGLPKGTLHGILRTLVRVGFVEQDPATGKYRLGATLLHLGSSYLDVNELRTRAINWADALAGRSRESAWIGTLHEGHVLVIHHVFRPDDSMQTLQVGTYLPVHASALGKVLLAHDPYGEAPGPLHRHTSATITDAERLEAELELVRARGWAAEMEELTEGEVAIAAPIKDSRGIVVGAIGIRGALERLAPEGGPRMEFVSYVRDAARAITRDLRR; this is encoded by the coding sequence GTGGGAGAGACGATTCAGTCGGTCGAGCGGGCGGCCGCGATCCTGCGGCTGCTGGCCTCCGGCCCCCGCCAGCTCGGGGTGGCCGAGCTGGCCCGGGCGCTGGGCCTGCCCAAGGGCACGCTGCACGGCATCCTGCGCACGCTCGTCCGGGTCGGCTTCGTCGAGCAGGACCCGGCCACCGGCAAGTACCGGCTCGGCGCCACGCTGCTCCACCTCGGCAGCAGCTACCTCGACGTCAACGAGCTGCGCACCCGGGCCATCAACTGGGCCGACGCCCTCGCCGGCCGCAGCAGGGAGAGCGCCTGGATCGGCACCCTGCACGAGGGCCACGTGCTGGTGATCCACCACGTCTTCCGTCCCGACGACAGCATGCAGACGCTGCAGGTCGGCACGTACCTGCCGGTGCACGCCAGCGCGCTCGGCAAGGTGCTGCTCGCCCACGACCCGTACGGCGAGGCCCCCGGGCCGCTGCACCGGCACACCAGCGCGACGATCACCGACGCCGAGCGCCTGGAGGCCGAGCTGGAGCTGGTCCGGGCGCGCGGCTGGGCGGCCGAGATGGAGGAGCTGACCGAGGGCGAGGTGGCGATCGCCGCGCCCATCAAGGACTCGCGCGGCATCGTGGTGGGCGCCATCGGCATCCGGGGCGCGCTCGAACGCCTGGCGCCCGAGGGCGGGCCGCGCATGGAGTTCGTCTCGTACGTGCGCGACGCCGCCCGCGCGATCACCCGCGACCTGCGCCGATGA
- a CDS encoding MarR family winged helix-turn-helix transcriptional regulator, which translates to MSQPKPLNLPFDPIDRAAESWRAHFGPSAAMAAVTSIMRAHQILLSHLDALLKPYGLTFARYEALVLLTFSRTGALPLSKIGERLMVHPTSVTNTVDRLEKSGYVRRLPNPRDGRGVLAEITDSGRDVVRHATRDLMAAEFGLSMYAEDELHAMFDQLRTLRVAAGDFDCPPMRQDEGHGGLL; encoded by the coding sequence GTGTCGCAGCCGAAGCCGCTCAACCTGCCGTTCGACCCGATCGACCGCGCCGCGGAGAGCTGGCGCGCCCACTTCGGGCCCTCCGCCGCCATGGCGGCCGTGACCTCGATCATGAGAGCGCATCAGATCCTGCTGTCGCACCTCGACGCGCTGCTGAAGCCGTACGGGCTGACCTTCGCCCGCTACGAGGCGCTCGTCCTGCTGACCTTCAGCAGGACCGGCGCGCTCCCGCTGTCCAAGATCGGCGAACGGCTCATGGTCCATCCCACCAGCGTCACGAACACGGTGGACCGGCTGGAGAAGTCCGGCTACGTCCGCCGGCTGCCCAACCCGCGCGACGGCAGGGGCGTGCTCGCCGAGATCACCGACTCCGGCCGCGACGTCGTCCGCCACGCCACCCGCGACCTCATGGCCGCCGAGTTCGGCCTGTCGATGTACGCCGAGGACGAACTCCACGCCATGTTCGACCAGTTGCGCACCCTGCGGGTCGCGGCGGGTGACTTCGACTGCCCGCCGATGCGGCAAGATGAAGGGCATGGCGGACTTCTCTAG
- a CDS encoding NAD-dependent malic enzyme gives MATVPSVSYSITVRLEVPAGGKAVSQLTHAVESAGGVVTALDVTNAGHEKLRIDVTCAARDTDHAQAIVDQLEAVEGVVIHKVSDRTFLMHLGGKIEMKSKVPLRNRDELSMAYTPGVARVSMAIARNKEDARRLTIKRNSVAVVTDGSAVLGLGNIGPEAALPVMEGKAALFKRFAGIDAWPICLDTQDVDEIVRTVQVIAPGFGGINLEDIGAPRCFEVERRLRELLDIPVFHDDQHGTAICVLAALQNALRVVGKSLENVKITMAGAGAAGNAVLRLLLAAGARNVVVCDYLGAVHKGRDDLDDSLRWIADHTNAEGYAGDLRGALKGADVFVGVSAPGILTGDDIATMAKDAVVFALANPEPEVSPDDAREHATVVATGRSDYPNQINNVLAFPGVFRGLLDAQAAGVTQEMLLAAAGALAAVVTPEELGPNYIIPSVFHPDVAGAVAAAVRESAGGRARGFTEA, from the coding sequence GTGGCCACCGTCCCGAGTGTGTCGTACTCCATCACCGTGCGTCTCGAGGTGCCCGCAGGCGGCAAGGCCGTCAGCCAGCTCACCCACGCCGTAGAGTCGGCCGGAGGCGTGGTGACCGCCCTCGACGTCACCAACGCCGGCCACGAGAAGCTCCGCATCGACGTCACCTGCGCCGCCCGCGACACCGACCACGCCCAGGCCATCGTCGACCAGCTCGAAGCGGTCGAGGGCGTCGTCATCCACAAGGTGTCCGACCGCACGTTCCTCATGCACCTCGGCGGCAAGATCGAGATGAAGTCGAAGGTGCCGCTGCGCAACCGCGACGAGCTGTCCATGGCGTACACGCCGGGCGTGGCGCGCGTGTCGATGGCGATCGCGCGCAACAAGGAGGACGCGCGCCGGCTCACCATCAAGCGCAACAGCGTGGCCGTCGTCACCGACGGCTCGGCCGTGCTCGGGCTCGGCAACATCGGGCCCGAGGCGGCGCTGCCCGTCATGGAGGGCAAGGCGGCGCTGTTCAAACGCTTCGCCGGCATCGACGCCTGGCCCATCTGCCTCGACACCCAGGACGTCGACGAGATCGTGCGCACCGTCCAGGTCATCGCGCCCGGCTTCGGCGGCATCAACCTGGAGGACATCGGCGCGCCGCGCTGCTTCGAGGTGGAGCGGCGGCTGCGCGAGCTGCTCGACATCCCGGTCTTCCACGACGACCAGCACGGCACCGCGATCTGCGTGCTGGCGGCGCTGCAGAACGCGCTGCGCGTGGTCGGCAAGAGCCTGGAGAACGTCAAGATCACGATGGCGGGGGCCGGCGCGGCCGGCAACGCCGTGCTGCGGCTGCTGCTCGCCGCCGGGGCGCGCAACGTCGTCGTCTGCGACTACCTGGGCGCCGTGCACAAGGGCCGCGACGACCTCGACGACTCGCTGCGCTGGATCGCCGACCACACCAACGCCGAGGGCTACGCCGGCGACCTGCGCGGCGCGCTCAAGGGCGCCGACGTCTTCGTCGGCGTGTCCGCGCCCGGCATCCTGACCGGCGACGACATCGCCACCATGGCCAAGGACGCGGTGGTGTTCGCGCTGGCCAACCCGGAGCCCGAGGTGTCGCCCGACGACGCCCGCGAGCACGCCACGGTCGTCGCCACCGGGCGCTCCGACTACCCCAACCAGATCAACAACGTGCTGGCCTTCCCCGGCGTCTTCCGCGGCCTGCTCGACGCGCAGGCCGCCGGGGTGACGCAGGAGATGCTGCTTGCCGCGGCCGGAGCGCTGGCCGCCGTGGTCACGCCCGAGGAGCTGGGGCCCAACTACATCATCCCGAGCGTGTTCCACCCGGACGTGGCGGGGGCGGTGGCGGCGGCGGTCCGCGAATCCGCCGGCGGCCGCGCCCGCGGCTTCACCGAGGCCTGA
- a CDS encoding glycerol-3-phosphate dehydrogenase/oxidase: MGTDRAKAREELSATTYDLLVIGGGILGTSVTWMAAQAGLRVAMVDAGDFAGATSSASSKLVHGGLRYLQTGNVRLVAENHRERRALAADIAPHLVKPLTFLVPIYKGGPHGAAKLGAGVFLYSALSVFGDGMGRVVTPHQALAKVPALRTEGLRAAAVYGDHQMNDSRVAVMTVRAAVDAGATVLNHAEVVGLRTTGGTVTGAELRDRLAGAEFGVDARLVLNATGPWVDHLRRMEDPGAAPSIRLSKGAHLVLRRHEPWKAALTTPIDKYRVSFAIPWEDHLLLGTTDEAYEGDPAAVRPTEADIAQILDEAGHAVRDEQLRREDITYAFAGLRVLPGGPGEVAAAKRETVLSRGKGGMLSVAGGKWTTYRHIGRTVFDTLAHLPGRPLGDDLADILPAVPLPGLASPDAVALRLYTDREREARMDPLVARHLATHYGSIAFDLVRLIREDPALGERIHPEGPDIWAQAVYARDHEWAATVDDVVRRRTTLTVRGLDTPEVRTRIAELLG, from the coding sequence ATGGGGACCGACCGCGCCAAGGCCAGGGAGGAGCTGTCCGCCACCACGTACGACCTGCTGGTGATCGGCGGCGGCATCCTCGGCACGTCCGTGACCTGGATGGCGGCGCAGGCCGGGCTGCGGGTGGCCATGGTCGACGCCGGCGACTTCGCCGGCGCCACCTCCAGCGCCTCCTCCAAGCTGGTCCACGGCGGCCTGCGCTACCTGCAGACCGGCAACGTCCGGCTGGTCGCCGAGAACCACCGGGAGCGGCGCGCCCTGGCCGCCGACATCGCCCCCCATCTGGTCAAGCCGCTCACGTTCCTGGTGCCGATCTACAAGGGCGGGCCGCACGGGGCGGCCAAGCTGGGCGCGGGGGTGTTCCTGTACTCGGCGCTGTCGGTGTTCGGCGACGGCATGGGCAGGGTCGTCACGCCGCACCAGGCCCTGGCCAAGGTGCCGGCGCTGCGTACCGAGGGCCTGCGGGCCGCCGCCGTCTACGGCGACCACCAGATGAACGACAGCCGCGTCGCCGTCATGACCGTGCGGGCCGCCGTGGACGCCGGCGCGACCGTGCTCAACCACGCCGAGGTCGTGGGCCTCCGCACCACCGGCGGCACGGTGACCGGCGCCGAGCTGCGCGACCGGCTGGCCGGCGCCGAGTTCGGGGTGGACGCCCGGCTCGTGCTCAACGCCACCGGCCCCTGGGTCGACCACCTGCGGCGCATGGAGGACCCGGGCGCGGCCCCCAGCATCCGCCTGTCCAAGGGCGCCCACCTGGTGCTGCGCCGGCACGAGCCGTGGAAGGCGGCGCTGACCACCCCCATCGACAAGTACCGGGTGTCGTTCGCCATCCCGTGGGAGGACCACCTGCTGCTCGGCACCACCGACGAGGCGTACGAGGGCGACCCGGCCGCGGTGCGCCCGACCGAGGCCGACATCGCCCAGATCCTCGACGAGGCGGGGCACGCGGTCCGCGACGAGCAGCTCCGCCGCGAGGACATCACCTACGCCTTCGCCGGCCTGCGGGTGCTGCCCGGCGGTCCCGGCGAGGTGGCGGCGGCCAAGCGGGAGACCGTGCTGAGCCGCGGCAAGGGCGGCATGCTGTCGGTGGCGGGCGGCAAGTGGACCACCTACCGGCACATCGGCAGGACCGTCTTCGACACCCTCGCCCACCTGCCCGGCCGGCCGCTCGGCGACGACCTGGCCGACATCCTGCCCGCCGTGCCGCTGCCCGGCCTGGCCAGCCCCGACGCGGTCGCCCTGCGCCTCTACACCGACCGCGAGCGCGAGGCCCGCATGGACCCGCTGGTGGCCAGGCACCTCGCCACGCACTACGGCTCGATCGCGTTCGACCTGGTGCGGCTCATCCGCGAGGACCCGGCGCTGGGCGAGCGCATCCACCCCGAGGGGCCCGACATCTGGGCGCAGGCCGTCTACGCCCGCGACCACGAGTGGGCCGCCACGGTCGACGACGTCGTACGCCGCCGCACCACGCTCACCGTGCGCGGCCTCGACACCCCGGAGGTCCGCACCAGGATCGCCGAGCTGCTGGGCTGA
- a CDS encoding YqgE/AlgH family protein: MAEAIYVGGLLVATPLLDDPNFRRSVVLILEHDRDGGTLGVVLNRPSDISVTQVLPVWDPLVTGPPVLFEGGPVQTDSALALAAVPSGEEPLGWRRLHAGTPAVSRLGTVDLDAPPEILQGEIAQMRIFAGYAGWSSGQLESEIAEGAWYVVDSEVGDTFHADPGSLWRHVLRRQPGELAFVATCPDDPTMN, encoded by the coding sequence ATGGCGGAAGCGATCTACGTCGGCGGGTTGTTGGTGGCGACGCCGCTTCTCGACGACCCCAACTTCCGGCGTAGCGTCGTGCTGATCCTCGAACACGACCGCGACGGGGGCACCCTCGGCGTGGTGCTCAACCGCCCGAGCGACATCTCGGTGACGCAGGTGCTCCCGGTGTGGGACCCGCTGGTCACCGGGCCGCCGGTGCTCTTCGAGGGCGGGCCCGTACAGACCGACAGCGCGCTGGCGCTGGCGGCGGTGCCGAGCGGGGAGGAGCCGCTCGGCTGGCGCAGGCTGCACGCAGGCACGCCCGCGGTGTCGAGGCTCGGCACCGTCGACCTCGACGCCCCGCCGGAGATCCTGCAAGGGGAGATCGCCCAGATGCGCATCTTCGCCGGCTACGCCGGCTGGTCCTCAGGGCAGCTGGAGAGCGAGATCGCCGAGGGCGCCTGGTACGTCGTCGACTCCGAGGTGGGCGACACCTTCCACGCCGACCCCGGGTCGCTGTGGCGGCACGTGCTGCGCCGGCAGCCGGGCGAGCTGGCCTTCGTCGCCACGTGCCCCGACGACCCCACGATGAACTGA